The DNA sequence GCTCGGCACCACGCCGAGCAAGCTCCTCGACCACAAAGCCGCCCAAGAACCCCGCGCCACCTGTGACGCACACCCGCTTGTCGGTCCAGAAACCCATCGCGGCGAACTCCCTTGTTCTACTCAGTATCGGAATCCAACATCTCTTCTGGGATGACCGCGCCCACTTCGAGGGGAACGCGGAACGTGAAGTACTTGTGCCCAAAGTAGCTAAAGATCGTGGTCACGAACACCGCGAAGAGCTGGCCGACCATGGCAGCGTACCTGCTGCCCAGGCCCGGCGTCAGCACGAGCATCGCAACCCACAGAATCACCATCGACAGGCCCTGCGCGGGCAGGTAGATGACGTAGGCGCGCGCGATTTGCTTTCTCAGGTTGCCCTTCGACCGGAATGCAATGTACTTCATCGTCACGGTGCTCTGCACCACGGCAAGAACCCACGCCGCGCACTGGATGATGATGGCGACAATCTTGGGATCCAAACGCGTCGCAGCCTCAAGGGGGCTGGCGAACAGTCGGATGCCCAACAAGAACAGAAGGTAGGAGAAGACCGTGTTCCACACGCCGACTACTAGGTAGCGGAGCTTCTCG is a window from the Coriobacteriia bacterium genome containing:
- a CDS encoding GtrA family protein, whose product is MPAEASKPSLTNADKVRGLYDAHGEKLRYLVVGVWNTVFSYLLFLLGIRLFASPLEAATRLDPKIVAIIIQCAAWVLAVVQSTVTMKYIAFRSKGNLRKQIARAYVIYLPAQGLSMVILWVAMLVLTPGLGSRYAAMVGQLFAVFVTTIFSYFGHKYFTFRVPLEVGAVIPEEMLDSDTE